The Pseudoalteromonas translucida KMM 520 genome segment TGAGTTTAAAACTGCAGCCATTTGCTATGCTTTGTTATTGGCAGTTTCGCTTGTTTTATCAAGTATGTTTTATTATGTTGCCGTTGGTGAAGTTAATCTTGTTGATATATTGGCAGTGATTTTTTTTACCGCTGTGGTATCGCCGCTGGTTATAAGCGTGCTAATAAATTCAATTAGGCAACTAGATGCTTCCTATGCATATTTAGACAGTGCGACAAAACAAGAAAAACTACTCAACCAAACATTAAAAGATAATATAAACCGCTTAAATGTAGAAATTGATGAGCGTAAAATGGCGTTTCATGCCAAGCACCGCGCAATAGAAGAGCTAAGAAAAGAAATTGCTGAGCGTAAAAAAACGCAACAAGAGCTTGCCCAGCAAAGTATGCTACAACGCTCAATAGTAGACTCCTCCCCCGATTTATTTTATTACCGCGACGACAATGGCGTGTTTGCGGGCTGTAATAAAATGTTTGAAGAAGTAATGGGCAAAACCAGTGACGAATTAATCGGTAAGAGTGCTGAACAAATATTTCCTAATCATTTTTTATCTGAAGTTTTAAAAACCGATAAACAGGTAGAGCAAACTCACCAAGCATTAACTATAGATGTTCAATACGATGTGGGCGGCGAAACGCGTTGGTTTGAATTGCGTAAATTGCCATTTATTAACGATAAAGGTAAGTACATAGGTTTACTTGCGTTTGGCCGTGATATTACGAGTCGTAAAGAGGCTGCAGAAGCGCTCGAAACAGCCTACAAAGATAAAGGGAAGTTTATTGCCACTTTGAGCCATGAATTGCGTACACCACTTAATGGCATTGTTGGTTTAACACGTATGTTGCTAGATACAGAGCTTAATAAACAGCAGCGTAGTTGGTGTAATACGGTGTTTTCGAGTGCTGAAACACTGGGTAATATATTTAACGACATTATAGATTTAGACAAAATAGACAGAGAGCAGTTAGATATTGCAACTAATGCTATAAACGTATCTGACTTTATAAATGATGTGGTTAACTTTGCAGGCTTAATTGCTGAACAAAAAGATCTTTCTTTTGATATTAAACGCTTAGGCATGCTAGATATTTATGCGCAACTAGATCCAACCCGACTTCGCCAAGTTGTTTGGAACTTAATAAATAATGCGGTTAAATTTACTCATAAGGGCAGTGTAACCCTCACTTGTATTCGTGAAAACCGAGATGATGGCCCTTGGCTTACCATGAAAATATCAGACACCGGAGAGGGCATACCAGCTGAACAGCTCTCTCGTATTTTTGATATGTATTATAAAGCGCCAGATCTTAAAGGCACCAATGCTATTGGTTCTGGCATTGGCTTAGCAGTAACCAAAGCCTTAGTTGATGCAATGCAGGGGGTTATTTCGGTTAATAGTATCGAAGGTGAGGGGAGCTGCTTTATAGTAGAAATCCCGCTAAGTTTATGCAGCGCACCCACTGAGAATAGTTATGTAGGACGCAGCTTAAATATACTGTTAGTAGAAGATGTGCCGTTAAATGCCGAAATTGCGACTAACTTACTTGAGCAGCGTGGTCATGAAGTTATTTGGGCTGAGACCGGCGAAGATGCATTGTCTTTTGTAGAAACTGAAGACGATTTAGATTTGATCTTACTTGATATGCAGTTACCCGATATAAACGGGGATGAAGTAGCAAGGCAAATAAGAGCCGATAGTCATTTTGATAAATTACCTATTGTAGCGCTTACCGCAAATGTGCGCAGCGCAGAGCAAGAGCTAGAGGGAATATCAATACAAGGGGCGCTCGCTAAACCTATCAATACGGTAAAACTAGATAAAATATTAGCTGATTTATTTGGTATAAAACAAACAAGAAGTAATGAGCCACAATTAAAAGTAAGTGCAGCAGCGCTTGCTGATATTAATGCGCATTTACTTGATGTTGAAACCATAGAAGACTTTGTAAATTCAATGGGCTTGGTGGTATTTAAACGCAGTAGTCAGTTATTTGAAAAACTCAATCCCCAATATCAGCAAGAGTTACTGACCTCGTTAAACTCAGGCGACAGAGAAGAATATAAATCAGTTGCACATAAGCTTAAAGGTGCTGCGGGATCTGTAGGCTTAAATGATGTGCAATTGCATGCAAAAGTGATGGAGTATGGTGCATTGGATGAATCTGACGAGGTATTAAAGCAGTGGTTAGATGTTTTAGCAGACAAAATAAATGAAGGACAACATGCCCTTCATTTATTCTTACAGCAATTAGAGTAACTAATTAGCTGTCTATTTTACCAATGAAGCGATAACCTTCACCATGAATGGTGCTGATCAACTCAGTTGTTGAGTTGTCGCTTTCAAAGTGCTTACGAATACGACGAATTGTAACATCAACTGTTCTATCGTTTGCACGTAGCTCACGGCCAGTCATGTGTTTAATTAGTTGCTCACGGCTAAAAATACGACCTGGAGAGTCAAGCATTAAACGCAGTGCTCTGTATTCGCCTTTAGGTAGACGTTTTGCGTCTCCACCTGGAGAAGTAAGACAGCGACTGTTTTCGTCAAGTTCCCAACCGTTAAACGTAATTACACCATTTGTTTCAAGTGCAGACTCTTCACCACCTAGGGCAGTACGAGTAATTAAATTACGCGCACGAATAGTTAATTCGCGAGGATTAAACGGTTTAGTAATATAGTCATCAGCACCAATTTCTAGGCCTAAAATACGATCTACATCATTGTCACGGCCTGTTAAGAAAATAAGACCGACTTTGCGTTTTTGGCGTAACTCACGTGCTAAAATTAGCCCGTTTTTACCTGGTAGATTGATATCCATAACTACAAGATTGACGTCGTCATTATTTGTAAGCTTATCATGCATGTCATCGCCATCAATGGCTTCAATAACTTTGTAACCTTCAGCTTCAAATAAACTAACGAGGTTTAGTCTAGTTACGTCTTCATCCTCTACAATCAGAATGACTGGCGTTTGCATTTTTAATTAACCTTTTGGTGTGTTTTATTTATAAAAAAAACCGGTATAGTTTTATAAACCGATTACTAAAAGAGTATAGGATTATATCTAATTGTTAACAAGTAAAAACAATTAGAGAAAAACAGCAGGATCCGCACAGCCTACTTAAAAGGTTTAGAGTAAAGCTACTGTTTAATTGATCTTTAAAATTGGATGCATATTTTGAATTATTAAAGTCAAAGCCATTTCCCTTTAGTAATTGATACATCCATCAATCAGGTAAAGATACTTAAAATAATCAGACTAATTCAAAACGAAATTATATCACTTTCCAACCTTTCATCAATGTATGTGATATCTTAAAAGCATTAAAGTTCAGAAAATATTTAACTTTAAGCAGTTAATTCACTAAATAAGATAGTTGAATAACGAATGCTCTATTAATGAGGTCATAAAGTTAAAATTCAAGAGCATGCCTATAATTAATCAGTACATTATTTAAGCTGCAGTATGTTTGGTGAGTGTCGTTTTTACTTTGCCAATAAAAGCTGTTTTACGCTCAGAGCTTACTTGGATATTACTTAACAGGTTTGCCAGCAGATAGTCGACTTGAAATAGTTCTCGTACCTTATCCTTATTTATTTGTTATAAAAAAGTCAAATACTTTATTTTACTATTACCCTCAATATTCTGACTATTATTACTAAGCGATAAAAAATTCAGAAGGGAAATTAATTTTATAAATATGTTTGAGCACGTGAGGTGCTCAAACATAAGCATTATTAGCTGCTGTAAACGGCAAACTTATTATTTTTAAACACTGTGTGATAGTTATCAAATTGTGTTTCTAATATCGGCGGGTATTTTAAAAAGCTATTAGCAACAATATTTAACTTACCGGCTTTAGTTAGATGCAGTTTAGCATTTGCTAAAAAGGTTTCTGCTACTGTGTAGTCGGTAGCAATACCGGTGTGAAATGGCGGGTTACTAATAATTAGATCGAACTTACCTGTAATGTTAGTAAGCCCATCACTTAAGATGGCTTCGCCTTTAATGTTATTAAGCTTAAGGGTTTGCGTTGTTGCATAGATTGCCAAAGCGCTCACATCACTACAAACAAAGCTTAATGCCGGATTTTTTAGCCCTAAGTAAGTTGCAATTAAGCCCGCGCCACAACCAAAGTCGAGTACAGTACCTTGCTTAATAAGCGGAGCGTTTTCGAGTAATATTTTAGTACCAGCATCTAAATTACCGTGATTAAATACCCCAGGAATACTGATAGCGGTAAATTCGCTATCGGCCACACTGACCGTAAATGGCTTATGATAATCGCTAATATTAAACTGACTAAGTTGTTTAAGCTCTGCAAATGAATATAAAACACAGTGCTTTGCTGAGTCTATTTTATTACTAAAATTAGCTTTATCAGTAAGCTGTTTTTCTATTGATTTAACACCACTCTTATTTTCGCCAACCACCAGTAACTCAGCATCTGCTGTAATTACTGCGCGTATATTATCAAGCGCCATAAGCACTTCAGGCTTTGATTTTGGATAGTAAAGAATCACTAAATCAAAGTCGTTACTGCTAATACAGTGATTTACACATATATCAACGCCGGGTGTGTTTTTGGCAAATTCGCCATTAGCGTGATTGTAGCTAAAAGCAGTTACTTTACTCTCTGGGTTGCGTTTTTTAAGCTCGGCTAAAAAGCCATCTTGAACAAAGTTGACCACCAATATAGATTTCCCAACTAACTTTTCGCTGTTGCGAAGTAACAGTAGGCTTGGATTGGTTAATACGCTCATAAATGGCTTTACCTTACAGATTATATAATTTACAGAGTTATGTCCTTAACCTAAATGTTGGTTAAGGTATTTATTATCCGAAATACAGACTACTTAGTGCGCTCAAACATCAAGTCCCACACACCATGACCTAAACGATGGCCGCGTTGTTCAAATTTGGTTAGCGGGCGTAAATCAGGACGTGGTACGTAGTCGTTTGTTGCAGACTGGTTTTTAAAACCAGGCGCAGCTTGCATTACTTCGAGCATATGCTCAGCGTAATTTTCCCAGTCGGTAGCCATATGAAAAACGCCGCCCATTTTTAACTGTGAACGTAACTTTTCAACAAACTCGCCTTGTACTATACGGCGTTTATGGTGACGCTTTTTATGCCAAGGATCAGGAAAAAATAATTGTAAGGTTGTTAAACTTTCATCTGCTATACAATCGGCTAAAACTTCAACCGCATCGTGTTCAAAAATACGCAGATTAGCAATACCCGCTTCATCAGCATCCATTAAACAAGCACCAACGCCTGGGCGGTGTACTTCTATACCAATAAAGTTTAAATGCGGGGCATTTTTTGCCATTTCAACCAGTGATTTGCCCATACCAAAACCAATTTCTAGCACTACATCATTGTTATTGCCAAAAACTTCGCTTAAATCAAGCATGCCATTTTTATGCTCTAAGCCCATTATTGGCCAGCATTTTTCGATAGCGGCAGCTTGGCCTTTGGTTAAACGACCTTCGCGTTTTACAAAACTACGAATAGTGCGGATATACTTACCTTCTTGCTTTGCTTGCTCAAGATTAGTGTTACTTGATTCACTCATATTATTGGCCTGACAAAAATAACTGGTTTAAAAAATGGTTGCGTATTATCCCTGACCAAGCCATGGATAACAAGCTCTAGCTGATTTTACTAGGTGTATAGAGGCGCTATAGCTTGATCTTTTCACTAACTGCAATAAACTGAGCCGCCATTGAGCATAAGTAAAAAGTAAACTATTTTGGATTTAAATAAACAGCAGTCTGATTGGTTTTCTAACCAAGTGGTTGATTGGTATCATCTTCATGGTAGAAAAACGCTGCCGTGGCAGTTAGCAAAAACACCCTATAAAGTATGGGTGTCTGAAGTGATGTTACAACAAACTCAAGTAGTGACAGTTATCCCTTATTTTGAAAGGTTTATGCAAAGCTTCCCCGATATTATTGCTTTAGCTAACGCCGATGAAGATCAGGTGCTGCATCACTGGACTGGTTTAGGGTATTACGCAAGAGCACGTAACTTACATAAAACCGCTAAAATAGTTCGTGACAAGTATCAGGGGCAGTTTCCTACAACGCTTGAAGAGGTTGTTGATTTACCTGGAATAGGGCGCTCTACAGCCGGTGCTGTGTTATCACTTTCACTTGGGCAGCATCACCCCATACTCGATGGTAATGTTAAACGAGTATTGGCCCGTTTTTTTATGGTTGAAGGCTGGTATGGTGTTAAAAAAGTCGAAAGCCAACTTTGGCATTTGAGCGAGCAGCTAACGCCTAAAAATAACGTAACTGAGTTTAACCAAGCTATGATGGATTTAGGTTCGAGTTTGTGTTCGCGTAGTCGTTTTGATTGCCCTGCATGTCCGTTAAGTAGTCGCTGTGGCGCATTTAAAACGCAGCAGGTAAAAACATTCCCACACTCAAAGCCTAAAAAAGCAGTGCCGAAAAAAAGCTGCCATCAGTTAATTATTAAACATGAAGATAAAGTGCTCATGGAAAAGCGGCCTAACTCAGGAATATGGGGCGGGTTGTTTGGTTTTTTTGAGTTTAATGAATTGAGTGAACTAGAGGTGTTTATAGCGCAGCAAGGGCTAACAGCTGATTTAGTGGTGCTTGAACCCTTTACTCATATATTTTCGCACTTTGAACTTACTATTAATCCACATGTGCTAAATGTAGTACAAGTTCCGGATGTAATTAACGACCGACAATTAGTTTGGTACCCATTAGATCAGTCAATTGAAGTGGGTTTAGCCGCACCAACCAAAAAGTTGGTTAAACAAATTGCACCAATAGGTTAAACTTGTTTATAACTATCGCTAAAGAGAATTAATTATGGCACGTACAGTATTTTGTCAAAAGTTACAAAAAGAAGCTGAAGGGCTTGGATTTCAATTATATCCTGGCGAAATAGGCGAAAGAATCTTTAACAATATCTCTAAAGAGGCTTGGGCGCAGTGGCAGCACAAGCAAACGATGCTGATTAACGAAAAGCATTTAAATATGATGGACCCAGAGCATCGTAGTTTTTTAGAGCAGCAAATGGTTGGTTTTTTGTTTGAAAACAAAGAAGTAGAAATTGAAGGCTACAAACCACCAGAAAAATAATTGTTATGTGGTATAAAAAAAAGGGCTAAATAGCCCTTTTTTATTACTTAAATTAATTAACTCAGCTGCTCTTGCTGCTCGGCATTTTTAATCTGCTCTTTTAAAAATTGAGCTGCTTTAGAGTATTCAATTTCTAATTGATCTCTTAAATCAATTAATTTATCGCTGTTTAGTTCATCTGTTTTACATTGCTCTTCAAACACTATTGCTAGCTCAGCTACGCGATGCGCCCCAATGGTTTTAGATATTGACTTTAATTGATGGCAACCCTCAAGAATATCACTAACGTTACTTTGCATAACACCAAAGTTAATCGACTTTATTAGTTCTTGGCTTTGCTCCAAATACATTTTAAAAAAACGGATTTTTTTCGCGTCATCGCCATTAATGTATTTAGCTACTGAATCCATATCTATTGGCATTGCTGGCTTTTGATGTGGTGTGTCTATGCTCTTGTGATTATGTTTTTCATTCCAGCGAATTAGTGTGCTTTCTAAAACGTTAAGCTCAACCGGTTTAGTAATAAAGTCGTTAATACCAACAGCTAAGCAGCGTTCTTTTTCACCTTTTAAAGAGTTGGCTGTCACGGCAATTATATAAGGTTGCGATACAATCGAACCTAGCATTTCGGCCTCACTGCGGATTTTTTCGACCATATCGTAGCCAGACATTATCGGCATGTGTAAATCGGTTAAAATGAGCGAGTAGTTACCTTTTCGCCACATATTAATCCCTTCCTCACCGTTATTAGCTACTTCAACTCCGTAACCTAAGATGTGCAGCTGATCAGTTATAACTTGTTGATTCAAAATATTATCTTCAACTAATAAAATAAGTTTGTTTGCTGCTAAAGCTTGCTCTGTAGTTAAATGGTTATCGTATGCTATGGATTTTTTTATGTGCTTAGGCTGATGCAAACCTGCAGCTACAAGTATTGATAGCATAAAGTTAGACTTACATAATGGCGTTGCATTAATATAAAAAATATTTTTATGATTAATAGCGGCATCATCTAGCTTGCTTAAAACGACAACTTGCTGATTATTATCCTCTAAAGAGTAAAGCAAACGTCTTAAAAATGCATTTATGCTGTCCATATTATCAATGCCATCAACAACCCAAATGATATCTTTAGCGTCGTGCAAAGACTCAATTTCTTGCTCGTTATGCACATAGGTTATTTTAGCGCCCATAAATGATAAATAACGATAGATTACTTTTTCACGTTCAACATTATTACTTACTACAACAATATGCCTGCCATCTAAGCTGTTTTTATGTGCGAACTTAATTTTTCCTGAGGTACTAAATGGCAGTTCTACAGTGAACTCACTACCTATGCCAATATTACTATTAACCGATATAGTACCCAGCATTAACTCGGTTAAACTTTTACAAATTGACAAGCCAAGGCCGGTTCCGCCGTATTCTCTGGTTATTGAGCTTTCTGCTTGAATAAATGGATTAAATATCTCTCTTAATTGTGCTTGGCTCATACCTTTACCGTTATCGGTAACACAAAAACGTAAAGTGAAGTGTTCTGCAGTGTTGTGAGCTACCTCTACAGAAATATTAACCTGCCCCTTATGCGACTCACTCGTACTAGTAAACTTAATCGCATTGCTGCATAGGTTATATAGTATCTGGCGTACTCGAGTGTTATCACCAATAAGGTTAATAGGGATATCAGGAGCAATTGATAGGTTTAAATCGAGATCGCGGTGCTTGGCTATAGAAGAAAGTACGCGCACCACCTCTTCAATCGTATCGGTGACAGAAAATGGGATAGGGTCAATATTAAGTTTGCCTGCTTCAATTTTAGAAAAATCTAAAATGTCGTCCAAAATACTCAGTAAAGAAAAAGCAGATTCGCGAATAATTGTACTAAGGCGATGTTGTGAGCCATCTAAATTTGTTTGGCGCAGTAAATCTATAGTCCCTATAACGCCATTCATAGGGGTTCTAATTTCATGGCTCATAGTCGCTAAAAAGGTTGTTTTAGTTTCACTCGCTTTTTGCGCATTTAATGTTTCTTTTTCAAGTGCAAGGGTTCGAGTTTGCACTTCAATTTCGAGATTGTTTTGCAGTTTTTGTAATTCTTTTTGAGTTTTTTCATTCTCAGATAAAGCCGCTTGTACTTTTTTTAATAAAAAATTAATATTAAGTGCAATCACATTCAAGCCATTGCCTAGCTGCTCATTTACAGTGCTGTTAAAATTACTGCTATCAGTTACAGCCTGTAGTTCTTCGCTGAGCAAGCCAGTACTTTTACGTAAACGATTATTAATATATTGATTTAATAGCAGCGCTAATACAAATAATGTAATAACCGCAATACAAGCCACAAAATAGGCGCTCAATAATGACGTTTGTTTAGTTAAAGTAGGTGAGGATTTTTTTTGCTTTAAAATAAGCTCGCCAATAGGTTGGTCGTTAAGCGTTAAAACCTTATGTAAAACACCTTGCTCAACTAAGTGCTCATTTAGTTTAATAGCAGCAATTGCAGGTTTGTTAGTGCTATATACCAGCTCCGTTTGTGATGTAGCGCTAAAGCGATATAGCGTGTATTCAAAGTTGTCACTAAACACAGAGGTAAGCTCAAGCAACTCTTGCACTTTACCTTGCCCGTAAATAGTTAAAGCGTCGACTAGAGGGGCTTCTAGCTTGTTAGCCAGTGAAGTAATATCAATAAGCGGTGTGCTTTTTTTAGTACTTGCTTCACTTTGAGAATAAAGTGAAAAGGCAATTATAAATAGTATGGTTATAATTACATTACTTAATAAAAAAAGAGGTAACAAACCTTTTATCACTGAAGAGAACTTACTCTGCATGGATTTTTCCTAATTGGTATATTAATAACACGGTAAGCCTTTACCGTACTTTGAATAGAACGATGTAAAAAATACACAATAATATTAGCATAGTTTAAGTTAAAGTTATGATGCTACTTTTTGCTGGTTTGTAGTATAAATGAGCAGTGTTAATTAAAAAAGCCCCGAGTTGCATAAAAACCGTGCAAACAGTTATTAAGAATGAAAAAAAAGTTGACTTGTAACGGCAAAACTCGTTTAATACGCCGCACGCCCAGATAGCTCAGTCGGTAGAGCAGAGGATTGAAAATCCTCGTGTCCGTGGTTCGATTCCGCGTCTGGGCACCATTATTAAATAATAGTGTTTGAAATCAAAGATATTAAACAGTATTATGCGTGCCTTAGCACACAGTTTTGTGTGCCGACTTAGCTCAGCTGGTAGAGCAACTGACTTGTAATCAGTAGGTCAACCGTTCGACTCGGTTAGTCGGCACCATTTATTTACTAAATTATTTTACTAAAAAGTTAACTTAGAATATTTAGTTAACTAGCACAGTTTATGTGCCTCGATAGCTCAGTCGGTAGAGCAGAGGATTGAAAATCCTCGTGTCCGTGGTTCGATTCCGCGTCGAGGCACCATTTATTAAAAGTTATCAATCTTTAAAATTGATAAAGTGCCTTAGCACACAGTTTTGTGTGCCGACTTAGCTCAGCTGGTAGAGCAACTGACTTGTAATCAGTAGGTCAACCGTTCGACTCGGTTAGTCGGCACCATTTATTTACTAAATTATTTTACTAAAAAGTTAACTTAGAATATTTAGTTAACTAGCACAGTTTATGTGCCTCGATAGCTCAGTCGGTAGAGCAGAGGATTGAAAATCCTCGTGTCCGTGGTTCGATTCCGCGTCGAGGCACCATTTATTAAAAACCTCACTCTTGTGAGGTTTTTTTGTTTTTACGATATTATTTTTCCCTGCAGGCCATTCTATACAGCTTAAAATTGTTCCAGAAAATTTTAAGCTCATCAGTACACTACTTACTAACCCCTTAATTATATAAACCTGCTTATAGTTACTTTCAACTTTACAGTTAATGAACTTAGTGCTCATTAATACCGAAATAGAGTATAAATAGTTATCCGATAGTTTATGGCTAATTATGTAATGTTATGTAAAGTAAGTTGAGCGTTTTAGTTCAAAGTGCTTGAATTACATTATAAATAGCAGTAATTCAGGTTTAATTATGATTTGGCAACAATACCAGCCAACTTTATTGGTACTCAGTATTGTGCTGCTCAGCGGCTGTGCGAGCAATATAAATTCACAGCAGCGCGAACAAGCACCTAATAATGTACCGCAGCAATGGCAACAAAAAATCTCTGCGCCGATATTGCACGTACAACAGCAATGGCTTAATCAATTACAAAATCCACAGTTAAATCAACTTGTGGAGCAGGCACTTAAAAATAACCAGCAGCTTTTACAGAGTAGTTACGATGTAGCGCTCCAAAAGCAGGAGTTAATTGTGTCGGGCGCAGCGTTGTGGCCAACCTTGGACTTATCTGCGCGTACTAGTCGCAGTAAAAATAACCGCCCAGTTAGTTATAATAATGCAAGTTCAGTGAGCTTGAATTTAGGTTACGAAGTTGATTTATGGGGCAAGCTGTCAGATTCTAATCGCCAAGCTAATTTAAACTACTTAGCGCAACAGGCGCGCTTTGAACAAGCAAGGCAACAGCTAGTTGCCGATGTAGTAAAGAGCTGGTTTGATGTAGTAACCGCAAAGCAATTACTTGATTTATACAAGCGCCGTGAAGCCAATGCTTTGCAAAATCTTGATATTATAGAGTCAGGTTATCGTCAAGGGTTAAACGAAGCTCTCGATGTTTACTTGGCCCGTAACGAGCTAAATAACGAGCGTTCACGTATTGCTACTCAGCAAGCAAGCTTATTAACGACAGCAAGAGTACTTGAGCGTTTATTGGGAGATTATCCGAAAGGAATTATCTCGGCAAATAATGACCTGCCAGTTATCAATACTAACATTCCACTCGGTTTACCCTCAGAGTTAATTACCCGAAAGCCAACATTACGTGCAAATTGGTATCAGCTTTTAGCAAGTGATGCGAACTTGGCTTACGCCCATAAGCAACGCTTTCCAAGTTTAAATTTAACGGCAAGTTTAAGTGATGCGACAGATAGAGTGAGTGATCTGTTTTCGCCATCTAGCCTAGCATGGTCGTTACTTGGCAGTATTTCAGCGCCTATTTTTAATGGTGGCCGGTTAAAAGCGAATGAAGAAATTGCGCGTTTAAATAGCCAAAAACAAGAGCAGCAGTATTTACAAGCACTTTACGATGCTTTTAGCGACGTAGAAAATGCGATTACGCTACAGCAATCACTTAAGGCGCAGTATGCAAGCACGCTAGAAGCACAAGAAAATGCCCTTGCTGCCGAACAACTATCGTTTGAGCAATATCAAAGTGGCTTGGTTAGCTACACCACAGTGCTTGACGCACAAGGACGCTCGTTCGATGCTCAAAGCTCCTTAATTAGTATTAAAAATCAATTAATAGCAAACCGAGTTAATTTACACCTTGCCCTTGGTGGCGACTTTGCAAACACTTCAACCGAACTACAGAGTAATAACAATGAAAACTAAAACAGCAAAAATTATTATTCCAGCCGCGGTTATTATTGCCACTATTTTAATCGTCATGTTTATCAAAGGTAACCCGCCAGAAGCTAATCGCTTTGGTGCACCACCAAAAGCGTCAATTAACGTAGCAGTTCAAATGCTGCAGCCGCAAAACTATCAAGTGATGGTAGACAGCTACGGCACAGTAAAACCACGTACACAAAGCTTATTAGTTGCTCAAGCATCGGGTTTAATTATAAATATAAGCGATGACTTTAGAGAAGGCGGTTTTTTTAAAAAAGGTGCGGTATTAATCCAACTCGACGATAGAGACTATCAAGCAGAAGTTAAATCGGCACAGGCTAACTTACTAACAGCAAAGCAAGGCCTTTTAGAAGAGCAAGCCCGCGGGCAGCAGGCTATTACAGATTGGCAGCGTTTAGGTAATGATAAACCTGCAAGTAGCTTAGTGCTACGTGAGCCACAATTAGCTGCAGCACAAGCACAAGTATTATCGGCGCAAGCAACACTTGAAAAAGCCAAGTTAAACTTAGAGCGTAC includes the following:
- the arcB gene encoding aerobic respiration two-component sensor histidine kinase ArcB, with translation MTDSSLSPWARVLSSLITRFGEFKTAAICYALLLAVSLVLSSMFYYVAVGEVNLVDILAVIFFTAVVSPLVISVLINSIRQLDASYAYLDSATKQEKLLNQTLKDNINRLNVEIDERKMAFHAKHRAIEELRKEIAERKKTQQELAQQSMLQRSIVDSSPDLFYYRDDNGVFAGCNKMFEEVMGKTSDELIGKSAEQIFPNHFLSEVLKTDKQVEQTHQALTIDVQYDVGGETRWFELRKLPFINDKGKYIGLLAFGRDITSRKEAAEALETAYKDKGKFIATLSHELRTPLNGIVGLTRMLLDTELNKQQRSWCNTVFSSAETLGNIFNDIIDLDKIDREQLDIATNAINVSDFINDVVNFAGLIAEQKDLSFDIKRLGMLDIYAQLDPTRLRQVVWNLINNAVKFTHKGSVTLTCIRENRDDGPWLTMKISDTGEGIPAEQLSRIFDMYYKAPDLKGTNAIGSGIGLAVTKALVDAMQGVISVNSIEGEGSCFIVEIPLSLCSAPTENSYVGRSLNILLVEDVPLNAEIATNLLEQRGHEVIWAETGEDALSFVETEDDLDLILLDMQLPDINGDEVARQIRADSHFDKLPIVALTANVRSAEQELEGISIQGALAKPINTVKLDKILADLFGIKQTRSNEPQLKVSAAALADINAHLLDVETIEDFVNSMGLVVFKRSSQLFEKLNPQYQQELLTSLNSGDREEYKSVAHKLKGAAGSVGLNDVQLHAKVMEYGALDESDEVLKQWLDVLADKINEGQHALHLFLQQLE
- the arcA gene encoding two-component system response regulator ArcA is translated as MQTPVILIVEDEDVTRLNLVSLFEAEGYKVIEAIDGDDMHDKLTNNDDVNLVVMDINLPGKNGLILARELRQKRKVGLIFLTGRDNDVDRILGLEIGADDYITKPFNPRELTIRARNLITRTALGGEESALETNGVITFNGWELDENSRCLTSPGGDAKRLPKGEYRALRLMLDSPGRIFSREQLIKHMTGRELRANDRTVDVTIRRIRKHFESDNSTTELISTIHGEGYRFIGKIDS
- a CDS encoding methyltransferase, which translates into the protein MSVLTNPSLLLLRNSEKLVGKSILVVNFVQDGFLAELKKRNPESKVTAFSYNHANGEFAKNTPGVDICVNHCISSNDFDLVILYYPKSKPEVLMALDNIRAVITADAELLVVGENKSGVKSIEKQLTDKANFSNKIDSAKHCVLYSFAELKQLSQFNISDYHKPFTVSVADSEFTAISIPGVFNHGNLDAGTKILLENAPLIKQGTVLDFGCGAGLIATYLGLKNPALSFVCSDVSALAIYATTQTLKLNNIKGEAILSDGLTNITGKFDLIISNPPFHTGIATDYTVAETFLANAKLHLTKAGKLNIVANSFLKYPPILETQFDNYHTVFKNNKFAVYSS
- the trmB gene encoding tRNA (guanosine(46)-N7)-methyltransferase TrmB, with amino-acid sequence MSESSNTNLEQAKQEGKYIRTIRSFVKREGRLTKGQAAAIEKCWPIMGLEHKNGMLDLSEVFGNNNDVVLEIGFGMGKSLVEMAKNAPHLNFIGIEVHRPGVGACLMDADEAGIANLRIFEHDAVEVLADCIADESLTTLQLFFPDPWHKKRHHKRRIVQGEFVEKLRSQLKMGGVFHMATDWENYAEHMLEVMQAAPGFKNQSATNDYVPRPDLRPLTKFEQRGHRLGHGVWDLMFERTK
- the mutY gene encoding A/G-specific adenine glycosylase, which translates into the protein MLDLNKQQSDWFSNQVVDWYHLHGRKTLPWQLAKTPYKVWVSEVMLQQTQVVTVIPYFERFMQSFPDIIALANADEDQVLHHWTGLGYYARARNLHKTAKIVRDKYQGQFPTTLEEVVDLPGIGRSTAGAVLSLSLGQHHPILDGNVKRVLARFFMVEGWYGVKKVESQLWHLSEQLTPKNNVTEFNQAMMDLGSSLCSRSRFDCPACPLSSRCGAFKTQQVKTFPHSKPKKAVPKKSCHQLIIKHEDKVLMEKRPNSGIWGGLFGFFEFNELSELEVFIAQQGLTADLVVLEPFTHIFSHFELTINPHVLNVVQVPDVINDRQLVWYPLDQSIEVGLAAPTKKLVKQIAPIG
- a CDS encoding oxidative damage protection protein, which gives rise to MARTVFCQKLQKEAEGLGFQLYPGEIGERIFNNISKEAWAQWQHKQTMLINEKHLNMMDPEHRSFLEQQMVGFLFENKEVEIEGYKPPEK